The region TAGTGTGCAAAAAAATAAGTTAGAACATCAGCATGCAAGACAATTTAAAGAACGTTTAAAACATCTGTCTGAAGAAGAATCAGAATCTTTAAAAAAACGAGAGATTGCCTTAGGATTCTCTTTGTCAAACACAGAACTCTCAGGCCAGAGTTTAATTCAAGATAAAAAGGGGTTAATTTCTTTGTCCGAAATTGAACTTGCTCCAGTTGTTGCTAATAAAAAAAGAAATTCTCTTAAGGTGGATATAGACCCTATGTTGGCCAAACTTATCTTATGGTTTTTAGCAACAGCTAGTTTTTGGTTAATTGTTGGTACAACAATCGGGGAGTATTTAGGGATTAAATTTATAGCACCAGATATAGATCATAGTAGTTGGCTTAGTTTTGGAAGATTAAGACCTGTGCATACTAATGCTGTATTTTGGGGATGGGCTTCTTTGGGAATGATTGGATTGGGATATTATATAGTACCTAGAGTTAGTAATACTAACTTGGTCAATATAAAATGGGGATGGTATTCACTTATATTAATTAATGCCTCAGTTTTTATCGGATCTATTTGTTTAATGGCCGGTGTAAACAATGCAGGAGGAGAGTATAGAGAGTATATATGGCCTGTTATGCTATTGTTTGCTTTAGGATTGTATTTTACTCTTCGTTGCTATTTAAAGACTATAGCCAATAGAACTGATAAGGATATTTATATCTCTAACTGGTATATCGTTGCTGCAGTTATCTTTATTACGATAGTCGCTGTTGTTGGATATTTACCTTTTTGGCAAGATGGTTTAGGTGAGACAATAGTTCAGGGGTATTACATGCATCAAGCAGTAGGTATGTGGTTTATGCTTTTTACCTTAGGAATAGTCTACTACTTTTTACCACAACAACTTAATAAACCTATATATTCATATAGTTTAGGAATATTGGCTTTTTGGAGTCAGATATTGTTTTATACATTAATTGGAACTCATCACTTTGTTTTTAGCGCTATACCATGGTGGCTACAAACTGTTGCTATTGTAGCTAGTGTTGGAATGGTTATTCCTGTGGTGGCGGGTACAACTAACTTTTTCTTAACCTTTAAAGGGGTATGGTATAAGGTTAAGGATAGTTATACTATTCCCTTTTTTGTAATAGGTATTGTGTTTTATTTTACGGGGTCTTTGCAAGGAACAGCAGAATCCTTTCGATTTACAAATTTGCTTTGGCACTTTACTGACTTTACAGTGGCTCATTCTCATTTGACTATGTATGGAATTATCACCTTTCTTTTATGGGGGTCCATATATGCATTAGTACCACAAATAACAGGAAAAGAAGCCCCACAAATCACAATAGGAGCTCATTTCTGGTTAGCATTAATAGGATTGTTGTTTTATTCTATTCCCTTAATGTATGGGGGAACATTAAGAGGCTTAATGTGGATGGAAGATTCTGCTTTTATAGACAGTATAAAGCTTATGATGCCTTATTGGCTATGGAGAGCTATTGGAGGAAGTCTAATGTGGTTATCTCATCTTTTCTTTGCCTTTAACTTTTATAAGATGATTCAAAAAGACCAATCAGATTCTTTACATATGGTAGACCTAACCAGCTTTAAGAAACTATCTAAGGATAACAGAGTAGATAATGACAAAATATTTAATAATTAGTAACTAGTAGATATGGATATATTTAGCAATCATAAAAAACTTTATGTAATAGCAACTATTTTATTTTTAATTCTAACATTATTTGTAGCTATTCTACCGGCTTTAGATAATCAATCTAACATACATGCTTTACCTGATGCAAGACCGTTAACGCAATCAGAAAAAAATGGTAAAGATATTTATATAGCTAATGGATGTGTGGCTTGTCATAGTCAGCAAGTTCGCAATGTTGAAATGGATAGAAAATGGGGGAGTAGACCTTCTATATCTGCAGATTATGCTGGTAATAAAAGAATTGATTTTTGGACTAATACCGCTACGTTGATGGGAACAGAAAGAACTGGTCCTGACCTTATAGACATAGGTACACGTCAACCAAGTTTAGATTGGCATTTAGTACATCTTTATAATCCTCGGATTGTAATTAAAGAGTCGATTATGCCTTCATATTCTTTTCTTTTTAAATTTAAAGAGAATCCTGGTAAAGATGATGTTGTAGTTAGTGTACCTGAAACATTTTTAAAAGATAAAAAATTAAAGATTATAGCTACTCAAGATGCCTTAGATTTGGTTGCATATCTACAGGCTTTAAAACAAACTGTATTGCCTGGGACAATTATGACTCCTGAGTTTTTATATCCCAAAGAGCAAGAAGTTACACAAAAAGTAACCACAGGACAAGCTAAAGCTGGCTTGGATGGTAAAAATCTTTATATGAATAATTGTGCCGCCTGCCATCAGGCCAACGGAGAAGGACTCTCTGGTGCGTTTCCTTCTTTAAAAAACAGTACTATTGTTACCGGGGACAACCTTCAACTATTTGTAGACATTATAATGAATGGATATGATGCAAGAGAACAGTATGGGGTAATGCCAGGGGTTGGTACCAATGCAAATTGGACTGAGCAAGAAGTTACTGCAATAGTTAATTACGAGCGCAATAGTTGGGGAAATAAAGCTGATTTGGTAACTGTAGAAGAAGTAAAACAAATCATGGATTATATCAATCAAATAAAGGATAAATAATGAAAGTAAATTTTAAAAGTATTTTTACTATAATAGGACTGTTACTTGTCAATCAGATTTATGCCTGTCCTGTTTGTCAACGCAATCAACCTAAATTACTAAAAGGAGTTGTACATGGTGTAGGACCTGATAGTAAATGGGACTACACTATTATAGTTGTGATTGCTATTATGGTTCTAGCAACGCTAATCTTGTCTATTAAATGGTTAATAAAACCAGCAGAAGAATCTAAAGAACATATTAAAAGAACTGTATTAAACAACATATTAGATGGAGCAAAGAAGTAGAGTTTTAATTTTTATTGACGATCAACACCATCCTATTGCAGAGCTTGAAACACCTGTGAATTTCCAACTTAATACACATAAATTAGTGGATGGGGATCATACCTTAAAAATTGTAAGTAAAGATCATACGGGTAAAGAAGGAATTAGAATTATTCCCTTTAGCGTAAAAAATGGTCCAGCTATAGATATAGAAGGAATAAAGGAAAAGGCTGTGGTAGATGGCCTATTGTCTATACGCATTAATGCGTATGGAAAAGCAGATCAAAAGACTTTTTTAGTTGTTGGCAGTGAAACCCCTCAGAGTATACCATATTGGGTATGGATAACTATTATTGTAATTTTTGCTTGGGCAATGTATTATCTTATACGCTATTTATAAACTTAAAACAACAATAAATCTTGTTAGTAACTTGATTATATATTAAGTCAACAGGTAATATCAATTGCAATAGGAATAAAAATTCTAAAAAAAGAGCTTTATAAAGCTAAGAATCTAATTGCTTATTTAAGCACTCTGCAATGATTTTTATTCCTTTTTCTAAATCTTGTTTAGCTAATCTACCAAAGCTAATTCTTAATCCATTACTAGATTGGTCTAGGTAGTACTCATCTGGGTTTACTATATCAACACCTTTACTGGTTAATAAAGCACAGAAATTCTTAAAATCTATAGCCTTATTGAGCTTAATCCAAAAAGCAAGTCCTCCTTCAGGTAAAGTGAAATGGATTGACTGATCTAAATAACACTTTAGTAAACCATAGGTATAATCTCTTTTTTGCTTGTAATGAATTGTTGCTTTTTTGATATGTTTTTTAATAATACCTTCTTTGATTAACTCTAGTATAGCTAACTCCATTATTCTATCACCTTGGATATCAATAATTTTTCTTAATTTACTTACTTTCTTTATTAAAGAGGTCTTACTTGTGACTAAATAACCTATTCTAAGAGAGGGAGCTACTACCTTACTTAGAGTTCCTATGTATATATAATTTTTTAAGTTAACATGGCTACACAGTGGTAAAATGGGCCTTGTATTGTAATGAAATTCATTGTCATAGTCGTCTTCAATAACAGTGAAACCGTATTGATTAGAAAATTCGATTATTTCTAATCTTCTTTTAAGACTCAAAGTAACTGTTGTTGGGAATTGATGATGAGGGGTTAGGTAAATAGCTTTGATTTTTTTATTAATTTTTAGTTGTTCTAAAACCTCATTAGTCATTATTCCTTGTTGATCTACATTAATTGGAATAAGATTGGCACCAGCGTGTTTAAAGGCCTCCCAAGCAGAATTGTATCCGGGATTTTCCACTAGTATATAGTCTCCTTTAGTTAGTAAAGAATGAGCAATCATAAAGATGGCCATCTGTCCTCCACGTGTAATGCAAATATTTTTTTCAGCAACATTCATCCCCCTTTGATGATTCAGCATATAAGCAATATGAGTAATAAATTTAGAATCGCCTAACTCACTTGCATATCCCATCATTTGCCACTTAGCGCTTCTATTGAAAATTTGTTTATAGGCGCGTGCCAGTTCTGTTATTGGAACTATCTTACTATCAGGATAACCATTATCAAAGACAATACTATTGTTGAGTAACGCACTGGTTTCTTGTCTTTGAAATAAAGGGTCTACTAATTTAACTGAATTATTCTGTGAAATAGTATGTGCTACAAAAGTTCCTTTTCTTTCTACCGATACAAGCCATTGTTCAGTAATTAATATAGTTAGTGCACGTACTATGGTATTCCTATTGACATTTAACATAGTAGAGAGTGTGCGTGCGCTTGGTAGTAAATCTCCTTTTTTTAGCCTTCCTTTCTTAATATCATCAATAATGGAGTCAGCTATTTGTATATACAAAGCCTTATTGGAAGTATTTTCTAATCTAATTTCTAATTTCCATAATCTTTTCATCTGGACTACTTTGTATAGTTTGTTTTACTAAAATATAATACTCCAAATGTAATAAATTAAACTTTATAAAGAATTTAAAAATTAGCCTGTTTCTTATAATCATTTTTGAATAAAATGCGATAGGGCTAAAAAATAAAAAACCTATAACTTATTGTGAATCATGGGTTTGGTGATTTTTTAATAACTTTTGAAAAGTTACTATTTATAATTTCGAGAAGAAAGAAGGATTATAACCTATATATCGATAGGCTTCTTTTAAATATTATTTAACTATATATCAATAAGTTAAAATAGATATTGTTTTATAAAATGTGATTAAATCATACTTGACAGTTTTGTTTAAAGTTAATAATTTCGAATTAACAACTGTCCGATTTTTAGGGAAGCCTACACTTTAGGGCATGATTTATCATTTTCCTTATCTACAATGGATGGTTTTAATGTTAAGAGAGGTAAAGAGTATGTAAATTATTTTAGTAATAGATATGGCAACTTAGAAGTAGATAAGCATAAGCGCATCAGTAAGATCAAGTATAACCACTTACATTTGCCCATAGAGATAAACTTCGGTACGGATAAAATAGAGTATACTTATACCTCTAGAGGAGAGAAGGTACAGAAGATCGTTACGGATAAAGGAGTGGTGACTAAGACAGACTACCTAGGCGGATCTCAGTATGTAGGAGGTAAGCTGAGCTTCTTCCCTACAGCAGAGGGATTCTATAATATGGATGATAAAGCCTATGTGTATCAATACAGAGATTACTTAGGCAATGTTAGACTGTCATACAGTGATAAGAACAAGAATAATACGATAGAGTCTAATGAGATCATCGAAGAGACGAACTATTATCCTTTTGGGTTAGCACATAGTGGGTATAATGAGAAGTCAGATAATCTGATGAAGGACTATAAATATCAGTATAACGCTAAGGAGAAGCAAGAGGAGTTAGGTCTTAACTATTATGACTATGGCGCTCGTAACTATGATGCGGCTATCGGTAGATGGATGAATGTGGATCCGTTGGCGGAGAAGTTTGTGGGATGGAATCCATACCATTATGTTCATAACAATCCGATTAATTTAGTTGATCCTACGGGGATGAGAGCTGATCCACCAACAGAAGGAGAATTTGAAAATGGATACGTTCATACAGATAACGATGGTAGCTGGACTTATAATAATGGAATATGGAAAGATAACTCAGGTGGTGGTAATGATTTTCTTGAAGGTATAAACTTTACGGTTCCAGGTAGTAGTTCGTATGGGATTATCAGTTTTGTATCTGGTTTTACGGGAGGAAGTCAAGCCGTTCAAATAGATGCTGAAGCACGAGAGTTATCTAGACATTCTGATGGAAGTACTGATTGGGCAGCATATGCAGGGTATTCATTAATGATGGAAAAGGCTACCAATCTAGGAAATTTGGAGATGGGAAGGAATTTGCTTGGTAGGTCTTCGTTAGGTAGAGTTGAAACTGCCCCAGTAAAAATGCAAGGTAGACTTGGTAATTTAGCGACTAGAAGTCAAATTAATAAAATATCTTCGAACTTGGAAACTAGAGGTTATACCATAATTGGTGGTGAAGGCAGAGCTGTAGAGGAATATTTAAGACCTTTAGGTGGAGGAAGAAAAGGAGGGTCATATCCAGATATTACAGCATCTCATCCAAATTACCCAACTTTAAGGATAAACACTGTTGATGTTCTTAAAGATGTATTACACCTTAAGTATACCTGCTGTAGAGCTCCTGCGGATTTAAGGAGTTAATAGATTTAGGCTTTTAATTTGGGCTACAAAAGACACACAGAGCATTATTTAGGGTGGCTATACCAATTAATTAAAAAAAAGACATTTATACTCAGTAATTAAAATTCTTGTTTTCTGTTAAAAAAACATAGAATATTGCGTTTTGTGTAAATGATTAGCATTATTTTTTGTGTGTTTATTGTGAAATTGTATTTTTTTAGATATAATAACTATTAATTGTTTTAGCTAGCGTTATTTAACCTAATTTTAAGTTAAATAACGCTAGCTTCTTTTTTATGAAAAAACTACTACTTAACTATCTATTGTTTTGTTTATCAATAAATTGTTATTCTCAAAAGATTCTATGGGAACAGACCTTAGGGGGCAATAATTCTGAATATCTCCTTGATATGATTCCTACAGCAGATAACGGTTTTTTATTAGCAGGAGCCACGCAGTCTTATAAAGGAGCAGATCTAACCACAGAGCGAAGCAGCAACTACGATGCTTGGCTATGGAAGATGAAAGCCAGTGGTAAAAAGGAATGGGATATGCGCATTGGAGGCAATGGTGACAATTTTCTAAACAGTATTGCTCATACCTTAAAAGATGGAGGATTTATACTAGGACTTACCTCTAGTAGTGATAAGGATCACTACAAAACAGAAGAATTAATCGGAAAGAGCGATGCTTGGATTATAAAACTTGACGCAGCTCGTAATATGCTATGGCAAAAGAGTTTTGGAGGATTAGAAAAAGAGGACCTTGTCAAGGTACTTCCCATAACTGGGGGTGATTATCTAGTTTTAATAAATTCCAATTCATCAACGGCGGCAAATAAGACCGTTTCTTATTATGGAGGCGAGGATATCTGGGTTATAAGAATTAATTCACAAGGGATTATAAAATGGCAAAAAAGCTTCGGGGGAGAGTATGATGATATCGGATCAGATGTAATAGCGACAAGTGATAAGGGATTCTTAATAGGGGGTTATAGCAATTCAGGGGTAAGTGGAAACAAGACAAGTGAGTCTTATGGCAATAATGATTATTGGGTTATAAAGATTAACGCACAAGGGGATACTGAATGGCAGAGATCATATGGAGCAGAAAAAAATGATCAGCTCAAACAAATACAAGAAGTCTCAAAGGATAGCTATAGACTCTATGGTATATCGGATTCAGATACAGGGATGGCTAAAAACAGCGTATTGCAATCAGAGGTAGATTACTGGTCACTTGATATTGATAATCTGGGACAGGTCAAACAAGAGCTTGCCTATGGTTATGGTACTCGAAACTTTTTAAGCAATGGTCTTGTAAAAGACAACGGAACAATCCTACTTGGAGGAACAACTCTAGAGAAAACAAAACAAGGAAGTAAGGTAAACTTTTTAGGAACACTGCTTAACAAACAAGGAGATGTGCTATGGCAGAAGAGTATCTCTGGCAAAGGTGAGAATGTACTTTCTAAATTAATAGAAACCAGAGATGGAGCTTATGTATTTGCAGGAACCTCAGACTCAAAACCCGATAGAGACAAAAGCAGTCAAAAGGGGATGAATGATTTTTGGCTTGTTAAGGTAAAGGGGAACACTTTTGATGAAAATCAAGATTCACAAACAATAGAAGAAGATACAAACCAAGAAAAGCTAAAAATAGAAGCTATTCCCAATCCTGTAGTTACTTATACCAATATCATTATACCTGTGGAATATAAAGCAGGTGTTTTAAAGCTATATGATATAACAGGCAGGTTACTATTTCATAAAACAATCAAAAATCAAACAGAGCCGCTTAATTTAAGTGGTTATCCAAGGGGAACCTATATCATCTCTGTCAAGACAGATGTAATAGAGGGTAGTGTTAATGTTGTAAAAGAGTAAGATATGAAAAGAGAACTAACAATATTGTTTTTCATTTTAATCAAGGTTTGTCTATATGGGCAAACAGAAAGTGTTCAACAAACAAAGTTTAACTCCTTGGAGAATTTACCTCCCGAGGTTAGAAAGTATGTTGAGTATGGAGATTACTCTTTAAATTATACAAGAGCAGTACCTAATATATCTTTACCTATTTATACCATTTCTACAAAGACAGGATTGGAAATACCCATCAGTTTAGATTATGTTTCAAAGGGAATAAAGGTAAATGAGTTAGCTTCTAATGTTGGGCTTGGTTGGCTTTTAAATGCTTATGGAGTAATAACTGTGGATCACTCTTTAGAGTATGACCTAGGCGTAAATATGAAGACTAAATTAAAAGCCTATGACACAGGAAAAGTATATAATACCGATAGCGCTGTTCAGGATTTATATAGTTATTTGGATGTGCTTAATTCAGGGGTTGTACAAGGAAAGTCACCAGTGTATTCCTACAACTTTTTAGGGCGTAATGGTCAGTTTATTTTTGACTCTACAGGTAAGTATTTTGGTATACCGTACTCAGACATGGAAATATCTCTATCGCTAGATAAAAACACAATCACTATAAAGGATACTCAAGCTAATATTTATTACTTTTCAAAACATTCATATAGAATTACCAGTGATCAATACCCTCAAGAATTTACAAGTAACAATATTTTTTATGTTTTAAGTAAGATAAAACTATCCAATAGCGAAGAGATCGAGTTTAGTTATTACAATGAAAACACCGGTTTAGCCTTTTTATATCATTATCAGATACAATATGATTTTGACAACGACTTTGATTTAGAACAATCAGCTATGAAAGGAGAACTTGGTGGAGTAGATCACAATTTAAGATGTAATAGAACTCTTTGGCCTGAAAATAGGAAGGTTAAAATAAGTGGGGCTAGTCCTAATTTGAATATCAAAGAGATAAAGTATGGAAATACTAAAATAAGTTTTAAATATTCCTCTCAAGAAGGTTTGTTAATAGACAATACTATGTATCGAAAAGATGTAGGCACAACTGCAAAGGCGCTTAAGAAAATAGAAATAAGCTATAACAATCAATTGGTTAATCAGTTTATGTTTAATTACGGATATTTTGTAAGTGATGACAACAGTACTAATAGACCTGAAAAATACAGATTAAAGTTGTTATCAGTAACTAATAATCAAAATGAAGTACATCGTTTTGAATACAATGAAGATGTAAAGTTACCACCTAGAGATTCTTTTGCCTTAGATCGTTGGGGCAATTATAATGCTAGAATTGGAAATCAAGATTTACTTCCTAGTCTTAGTTTTAAGCTTCAAGGTTCTGCAGGAAAAACAGATAATAAATATTTTAATGGATCAAATAGAAATGACGCATATTTTTCAGAATTACAAGCTTATCTATTAAAAAAGATTACTTATCCAACCAAAGGATACACGGAATTTTTTTACAGTCAACCAACAAGTGTTATTAAAACAGTTAAAGAAAAGACGATTTCTTTTGGTGATGGAATAACATTAAATATTTATGATACAGGTTCGCGTAAAACGGCTACTTATAGCTTGCGAGATATGGGATACTCTGAAAGTAATAAAGATGTCTTATATCTTAATTATACCAATAGTTGTGATAATGCTTATCCATCTGATAATTCTGGATTAGATCAATTTGTAGGAGAAGGTACTAATGGTACAATTAGTATTAATTTGCCAAGTGGTTATACGCTTCCTCCTTATCATAGATCTATTCTTTATAGAGCAGGAGGTACTAAGAATGGCGTTATAGGTCCTATAAAATCGTTAGGAGATAAAATAGACATTACTTTAATAAGGCAAGGTAGTTGTTTTTTATCAGGAGGAATTCGTATAGAAAGAACAGTTCCCGATACAATAACAAGTTATCAAACGGCTCCAATAATACATTTAAGTAGCTATAGAAGTTATAATCACAATAACGTATTGGAAAAGGAGGTAAGATATGACTATAAGCAAGATATAAAAAGCCCACATACTCAAGCAGCTTATAACTTACCAGTACTACATGGTGTGTCAGAGAGAACAATGGGAGCTGTTTCCTCTGCTAATTCTAGAACATGTAGAGCTATTGTGAGAGCATCCAGTGCTATGAATCACGTCAAGGAAGCTTATTTCCCTTATGTACACGAGACAATAATAGATGTTGGTAGAACGTATTATGAATTTAGCGCAGGAGCCAATAATGCTGTTAGTGGGGTATTAATAGAGCCTTATCCTAGTTATGAATATGATTTTAATTATTCTGTAAAAGATGATTTTAAACAAGGGATTCTACTTCACAAAAGTGTCTTTGGATTAGATAGCAAGCTAAAGCATAGTTTGACAAATACTTATGAATTTAATGAAAGCTTCACTACTCTATCTAATAATAGCATAGGAACTGGTAGTGTGAGTTATAATGTTCTTTTAAAAGGGAAGTTCTCAACAAATTTAAATAGTATTACAGGAGCTACAGGTAGTAATAATTATTTCTCCTATCAATTACTTCCAATAAAGAGTGCTTGGATTAGAAAGACAAGTGAAACAGAGAGAAGCTATTTTGAAAATGACTTTATAGAGACAAAAAAAACATATCTCTATGGCAACACTATAGAATCGCCAGTTCAGATAAATACCGTTTTAAAAAACAAAAATAGAATTGAGAAGTTTACCTATCCATCAAGTGGAGATCTTTTGTATGCAAATAATAAAAAAGCAGAGGTTATTAAATATGAGCTTTCTGAGAATTCAGAAAAACTACAAACCATAGAAAACACCTATAAGAATTGGGGAAATAATATAATAGATAAACAAGAGATAAAGATTAGTAAAGGAACTTCTGCTTTAGAGAGTAATCAAAAAATACTTCACAGAGATAGTCGAAATGGAAATATAATTGAATTAGAGACAGATGGAGTTAAACAGACTTATATCTATGGTTACAGCAGTGGTCTATTAATCGCTAAGATTGAAAATGCGTCAAAAGAAGAGGTAGCAAGTGCCTTAGGTGTGAGCCTAGCAAATCTTCACACCATAGATGAGAGTAAATTTACTCAGATAAACAACTTAAGAGGTAATGCTTCATTAAAAGAAGCATTAATAACAACCTATGAACACAAGCCTTTAGTTGGAGTAACTAAAATCACAGACGCCAAGGGAGAAGTTCTATTGTATGAGTATGATGGTTTTAATAGACTAACGTTAATAAAAGATTCCAAAGGAAATAAATTAAAAGAGTATCAGTACAACTATAAAAACAACTAAATAGCACCTATTATGAAGATAATTAAGTATATCGCTTTATTTAGTATTTGTGGTTTAAATGCTATTGTAGCTCAGAGTGGGTCACAAAACTATATAAAAAGCACTCAATACACCCAGCCTACTACCTCTAGTGGCACTGCTGCTAGTCAAATAGTACAGGTTGTTTATTACGATGGATTGGGACGTCCTATACAAGAAGTGGCAGTAGGAGTTAGTCCAAATAAGAAAAGTGTAGTAAAACATACGGAGTATGATTTAAATATTGGTCAAACTAAAAATTTCTTAAGTTACCCCACAGCTAATGGAAGTTCTGAGTATGTAAGTGAAGCTAAAGTTGGTACGCTTACGCATTACAACACGGATAAATACCAAAATACAACTAATCCCTATAGTGAAACGCTATATGAGAAATCACCACTAAAACGAGTTATAAAAACAGGATCTGCAGGAGAGGATTGGAAAATAAGTGGTAACAACACAGTAGATTTTAAGTATCGATTCAATACAGTTAACGAAGTAAAATATCGACAAGCTAACGCAGCTCTAACGCCAGCCACTGGAATTTATAATGTAACTGTTGTAGATAAAGGAAATTATCCTGTAAATTCTCTTTATGTGAGCTCTGTGTCAGACGAGAATGGAAACGTCACTGAAGAGTTTAAAGATCAAGAAGGTAAAGTAGTATTAAAAAGAGTATACAATAATACCCAGGGAGTACCTCAATTATTTAGCGGCTCTTCTAATGCTCCAACATCTAGTTCTATGCCAAGTGCAAGTAATATACTAGGTGAAGAACTTAAAGGAAAGTCAGTACAAGATGTTATAGACAATTTTGGAACTATAGTAGATAATTTAGAGAAAAATGCAAATAAAGAGATAGACAAAACCACAAATACTGTAGAAAATCTACCAAATAACACCCTTAGAGCATCTGGTGTAACCACAGGCACTGGAGAAACTCTAGATACCTACTATATCTACGATCAGTTTGGAAATCTATCTATAATTACTTCACCTCTTTTAAATGGCGATGTTACCTTAGCTAATGTAGACAAGCTAGGCTATCAGTATAAATATGATACTAAAAACCGACTGGTTGCTAAAAAGCTACCAGGTAAATCTTGGGAATACATGGTGTATGATAAAGGAGATAGGCTAGTGGCTGTAGGTCCTGTATAC is a window of Myroides oncorhynchi DNA encoding:
- a CDS encoding cbb3-type cytochrome c oxidase subunit I: MRIQSFAPWSIFIVFLLLIHPTAVWANHMEPLKYMIKNQDIFIVIILILILLLSVFLRLLYFRVDYLDKLYDLNKELNSNLLKLSITSLTKHQLSVLLKSSKLKYLIGFIFFISESNLFAQSNIKTTKTSLLTEPGIIITLILIAIPILLGVVIMLIKISNIISVQKNKLEHQHARQFKERLKHLSEEESESLKKREIALGFSLSNTELSGQSLIQDKKGLISLSEIELAPVVANKKRNSLKVDIDPMLAKLILWFLATASFWLIVGTTIGEYLGIKFIAPDIDHSSWLSFGRLRPVHTNAVFWGWASLGMIGLGYYIVPRVSNTNLVNIKWGWYSLILINASVFIGSICLMAGVNNAGGEYREYIWPVMLLFALGLYFTLRCYLKTIANRTDKDIYISNWYIVAAVIFITIVAVVGYLPFWQDGLGETIVQGYYMHQAVGMWFMLFTLGIVYYFLPQQLNKPIYSYSLGILAFWSQILFYTLIGTHHFVFSAIPWWLQTVAIVASVGMVIPVVAGTTNFFLTFKGVWYKVKDSYTIPFFVIGIVFYFTGSLQGTAESFRFTNLLWHFTDFTVAHSHLTMYGIITFLLWGSIYALVPQITGKEAPQITIGAHFWLALIGLLFYSIPLMYGGTLRGLMWMEDSAFIDSIKLMMPYWLWRAIGGSLMWLSHLFFAFNFYKMIQKDQSDSLHMVDLTSFKKLSKDNRVDNDKIFNN
- a CDS encoding cbb3-type cytochrome c oxidase subunit II; translated protein: MDIFSNHKKLYVIATILFLILTLFVAILPALDNQSNIHALPDARPLTQSEKNGKDIYIANGCVACHSQQVRNVEMDRKWGSRPSISADYAGNKRIDFWTNTATLMGTERTGPDLIDIGTRQPSLDWHLVHLYNPRIVIKESIMPSYSFLFKFKENPGKDDVVVSVPETFLKDKKLKIIATQDALDLVAYLQALKQTVLPGTIMTPEFLYPKEQEVTQKVTTGQAKAGLDGKNLYMNNCAACHQANGEGLSGAFPSLKNSTIVTGDNLQLFVDIIMNGYDAREQYGVMPGVGTNANWTEQEVTAIVNYERNSWGNKADLVTVEEVKQIMDYINQIKDK
- a CDS encoding cytochrome C is translated as MEQRSRVLIFIDDQHHPIAELETPVNFQLNTHKLVDGDHTLKIVSKDHTGKEGIRIIPFSVKNGPAIDIEGIKEKAVVDGLLSIRINAYGKADQKTFLVVGSETPQSIPYWVWITIIVIFAWAMYYLIRYL
- a CDS encoding PLP-dependent aminotransferase family protein, with amino-acid sequence MKRLWKLEIRLENTSNKALYIQIADSIIDDIKKGRLKKGDLLPSARTLSTMLNVNRNTIVRALTILITEQWLVSVERKGTFVAHTISQNNSVKLVDPLFQRQETSALLNNSIVFDNGYPDSKIVPITELARAYKQIFNRSAKWQMMGYASELGDSKFITHIAYMLNHQRGMNVAEKNICITRGGQMAIFMIAHSLLTKGDYILVENPGYNSAWEAFKHAGANLIPINVDQQGIMTNEVLEQLKINKKIKAIYLTPHHQFPTTVTLSLKRRLEIIEFSNQYGFTVIEDDYDNEFHYNTRPILPLCSHVNLKNYIYIGTLSKVVAPSLRIGYLVTSKTSLIKKVSKLRKIIDIQGDRIMELAILELIKEGIIKKHIKKATIHYKQKRDYTYGLLKCYLDQSIHFTLPEGGLAFWIKLNKAIDFKNFCALLTSKGVDIVNPDEYYLDQSSNGLRISFGRLAKQDLEKGIKIIAECLNKQLDS
- a CDS encoding RHS repeat domain-containing protein, with the protein product MDGFNVKRGKEYVNYFSNRYGNLEVDKHKRISKIKYNHLHLPIEINFGTDKIEYTYTSRGEKVQKIVTDKGVVTKTDYLGGSQYVGGKLSFFPTAEGFYNMDDKAYVYQYRDYLGNVRLSYSDKNKNNTIESNEIIEETNYYPFGLAHSGYNEKSDNLMKDYKYQYNAKEKQEELGLNYYDYGARNYDAAIGRWMNVDPLAEKFVGWNPYHYVHNNPINLVDPTGMRADPPTEGEFENGYVHTDNDGSWTYNNGIWKDNSGGGNDFLEGINFTVPGSSSYGIISFVSGFTGGSQAVQIDAEARELSRHSDGSTDWAAYAGYSLMMEKATNLGNLEMGRNLLGRSSLGRVETAPVKMQGRLGNLATRSQINKISSNLETRGYTIIGGEGRAVEEYLRPLGGGRKGGSYPDITASHPNYPTLRINTVDVLKDVLHLKYTCCRAPADLRS
- a CDS encoding T9SS type A sorting domain-containing protein; the encoded protein is MKKLLLNYLLFCLSINCYSQKILWEQTLGGNNSEYLLDMIPTADNGFLLAGATQSYKGADLTTERSSNYDAWLWKMKASGKKEWDMRIGGNGDNFLNSIAHTLKDGGFILGLTSSSDKDHYKTEELIGKSDAWIIKLDAARNMLWQKSFGGLEKEDLVKVLPITGGDYLVLINSNSSTAANKTVSYYGGEDIWVIRINSQGIIKWQKSFGGEYDDIGSDVIATSDKGFLIGGYSNSGVSGNKTSESYGNNDYWVIKINAQGDTEWQRSYGAEKNDQLKQIQEVSKDSYRLYGISDSDTGMAKNSVLQSEVDYWSLDIDNLGQVKQELAYGYGTRNFLSNGLVKDNGTILLGGTTLEKTKQGSKVNFLGTLLNKQGDVLWQKSISGKGENVLSKLIETRDGAYVFAGTSDSKPDRDKSSQKGMNDFWLVKVKGNTFDENQDSQTIEEDTNQEKLKIEAIPNPVVTYTNIIIPVEYKAGVLKLYDITGRLLFHKTIKNQTEPLNLSGYPRGTYIISVKTDVIEGSVNVVKE